Proteins encoded by one window of Rutidosis leptorrhynchoides isolate AG116_Rl617_1_P2 chromosome 7, CSIRO_AGI_Rlap_v1, whole genome shotgun sequence:
- the LOC139857702 gene encoding diacylglycerol kinase 1-like: protein MAKDFKVESKSNGTVPCDSEAENLKDFWIPDYILLRGSEGEKPSHVPASPVIVFVNSRSGGQLGGELLVSYQTLLNKNQVFDLNEEAPDKVLHQLFFNLEKHKHNGDSFASEIQTRLRIIVAGGDGTAGWILGVISDLNLVHPPPVATVPLGTGNNLPFAFGWGKKNPETDLESVKMFLGQVRDAKEMKVDSWHVLMRMKVPRGDGSCDPIAPLDLPHSLHAVKRVSQPDALEEEGYHTFRGGFWNYFSMGMDAQVSYGFHTERKLHPEKFKNQSSNQSQYAKLTCSQGWFWASLSHPSSRNIGQLSKVWIMKKPGQWEVLIIPTTIRSIICLNLPSFSGGLNPWGIPSRRRIRTKEWTPPYVDDGFLEVVGFRNAWHGAVLYAPSGHGTRLAQARGIRFEFHKGAADHTFMRMDGEPWKQPLPKENDTVTIEISRFGQVNMLAAANHPSKSVNDPLTPRTPKDSEYDSDEEDEETSEERRKFGAAESFQLPEDFNLSEVS from the exons ATGGCGAAGGATTTTAAGGTCGAATCTAAAAG TAATGGAACAGTACCGTGTGATTCTGAAGCTGAAAATTTGAAGGACTTTTGGATACCTGATTACATACTGTTACGTGGATCAGAAGGCGAAAAACCGTCGCATGTCCCTGCTTCTCCGGTGATAGTATTTGTTAATTCAAGAAGTGGTGGTCAGTTAGGTGGAGAACTTTTAGTCAGCTACCAAACTCTTCTAAACAAAAATCag GTATTTGACTTGAATGAAGAAGCTCCTGATAAGGTTTTACATCAACTGTTTTTTAATCTTGAGAAGCATAAGCATAATGGTGATTCTTTTGCATCTGAAATCCAGACAAGATTGAGAATTATA GTTGCAGGCGGGGATGGAACTGCTGGATGGATCCTTGGGGTGATCTCTGATCTCAATTTAGTGCACCCGCCGCCAGTAGCCACGGTGCCGCTAGGAACCGGAAACAATCTTCCGTTTGCATTTGGTTGG GGAAAGAAAAACCCTGAAACTGACCTTGAATCTGTGAAGATGTTTTTGGGTCAAGTAAGAGATGCTAAGGAGATGAAAGTTGATAG CTGGCATGTATTAATGCGGATGAAAGTTCCAAGAGGAGACGGGTCTTGTGATCCCATTGCACCTTTGGACCTGCCACACTCTTTGCATGCGGTCAAACGTGTCTCCCAACCAGATGCATTGGAGGAG GAAGGGTACCATACATTTCGTGGAGGATTTTGGAACTACTTTAGTATGG gaATGGATGCTCAAGTGTCATATGGATTTCATACCGAAAGAAAATTACACCCAGAAAAATTCAAAAATCAGTCATCTAACCAG AGTCAATATGCAAAGCTCACCTGCTCACAGGGATGGTTCTGGGCTTCACTTTCTCATCCATCTTCACG GAACATAGGACAACTGTCAAAAGTTTGGATCATGAAAAAGCCGGGTCAATGGGAAGTCCTCATCATACCAACAAC CATAAGGTCAATCATTTGCCTCAACTTGCCTAGTTTTTCCGGTGGACTCAATCCTTGGGGCATACCAAGCAGAAGGAGAATTCGCACG AAAGAATGGACTCCTCCTTATGTTGACGATGGGTTTCTAGAGGTTGTCGGATTCCGAAACGCTTGGCACGGTGCTGTTTTATATGCTCCAAGTGGGCATGGGACCCGTCTTGCACAG GCAAGAGGTATTCGTTTTGAATTTCATAAGGGTGCAGCTGATCATACGTTCATGAGGATGGACGGGGAGCCATGGAAACAACCTTTACCGAAAGAAAACGACACTGTTACAATCGAGATCTCTCGTTTTGGTCAAGTCAACATGTTAGCCGCTGCAAACCACCCATCCAAAAGTGTAAACGACCCGTTGACCCCTCGTACTCCCAAAGACAGTGAGTACGAtagtgatgaagaagatgaagaaacaaGTGAAGAAAGAAGAAAGTTCGGTGCAGCTGAAAGCTTCCAATTACCGGAAGATTTTAACTTATCTGAAGTGAGTTAG